CCGTGATCAACAATAATACCTCCCCCGCTGTTTTCAATTTCACTGCGCCACATCGGGTTCCATGCATCGTTCCCCTTATTTGCCTCAGTACGATAGACAAAAAATTGCATAAGAAACGGCCGGCCAATCAATTTTTTATTGATGATTGAAACTGTCTTTTGCCATAACGGAGAATACCGGTACTGGTGCCCGGGTAAAAATACCAAATGGTTTTTTACGATTTTTTCCTTTATCTGGAAAAGGGCTTCCAGGTTAATATCAACCGGTTTTTCACAGATTATATTTATCTTCTTTTCCGCCCCCTGCATTATAATATCAAAATGGCTCATCGGAGGCGTACAAATATCTATAAAATCGAGTTTTTCTTTTGCGAGCATCTCCTTAATATCCGTATATGTCCTGCCCCCGGGCAATATCTTCCTGAATTTTTCGAGGTTTTTTTCCGCGAGGTCGCACCCAGCCACAATCACCGCGTGTCTCATAATATCAGGGTCAAGATACGCCTTCAAATGGCCGTTTAGACCGATATTTCCTAAACCAACAATCGCTCCGCGATACACTGCTCTTCCTCCTTTATCTCCGTGTTATCCAGAAAAATATTAATAAATTTTTTTGCCGTCAAGGAAGCCCTGTCAGGATATTTATTATGTTTGTTTAGTTCAACTGAAAGCCAGCCGTTATATTCAATCTTTTTTAAATAATCAAAAAATTGTTTAAAATCAATGTCTCCTTCACCGGGAATCAAATGCCGGTGCGGGAAATCATTGCGGAACACATCGTCCACATGTATCAGGTGCAAATAATCTTTTACCTTATCAATATAAGTGTGGACTTCCTCTCCGACACCAAAACAATGCCCGATATCAACCAGTACGCGGAATACATCTTTTCCAAGGCCGTCTATTGCCTTCAAAACCTGTTCAGGCCGTGAAAGCCATTTTTCAGGTTCTGCCTCCAGCGCGACGATAATATTTCTCCTGCGCGCCTCTTCCCCGATTATCTCCATGGCCCGGTAAAAATATTCTCCTTGTTTTTTATAGCTTAATTCGTGTTCCTGGTATAAACCGCCGGAAGCCGTGTGCACGGCTTTGACTCCAAAAAACTCCGCCATCCGGATACATCCTAAAAATTTTTCAATATTTTCTTTTCGTTTTTCCGCCTCCGGCGCGACAAAATCCAGGTGCGCGCTGATACCGTAAACCTCAAGGCCGAGTTTATAAACCATTCTTTTTATGTCCCGCAGCCGTGTTTCGGAATCATAAGGAGAAATATGGTCCCCTTTCGCCCAAAGTTCAACTCCCTGGTAACCCTGCCCGGCAACCGCGTTTAACGTATATTCGATTGGGAAATTCCGGTATGCGTTGAGAAAAAAACCCAGTTTCATTTCAATTCTCCTGTTTAATTTCAACTCCCCCTTCTCCCTCTCTTATAAATAAGGGGGACAAAAGGGGGGCGTTATTTTTCTTACCTGACAATCAAATCCGATAAAGTAATAAATAAAAACCCTCCTGAGGTCAAACTGTTTATCCAGAAAAAGGTTTTATTTGTCCTTAAAACCTCTGTTTTATATGTAGTAATATGCCCGAAAATTACTAAAACAGCCAAATTTAAAATCCCAAAATAATAAATATTCCCAAAATCATATTCCCCGCCCAGATATAAGAGAAGATAAACAGTAACGACATGAAGAAGAAAAGCAATGACCTGGCTCCATTTTTCGCCAAGGAGCGCGGGTATTGAATGGAGGCCGCGCGCCCGGTAAAACGCTACATCTTCCCTGTCATAAATAATATCAAAACCGCTCGTCCAGAAAAATACCGCAATGCCCATTATTACAGCCGGTGAGCCCCACGTCCCTTTTACGGCAATCCATCCTCCAACCGGCGCCCAGAACAATATTGAACCAAGCACAAAATGGTTCATCCATGTCCACCTTTTTGCGGACGAATAAACAAGAATAAGAACAACCGGAACCGGCGAAAGATACAGGCAAAGCGGGTTAAGCATCAACGCGCTTAAAACAAATAGGGCCAGGGAAAATACCGTAAAAATAATCACTTCTTTATTTCCAATAATTCCTTTAACAAGCGCCCGTTGTTCTGTCCTTGGGTTTTCCCTGTCAATGTCTTTATCCAAGAACCGGTTAACAGCCATACCCGCGTTTCTTGCAGAAAAAACCGCTAAAATAATCCAGAAAATTTTGTTTACCGGAGGTATAAACTGCCCATTTATTGTCCACTGGGCAAGCATCCCGCCTGTTAAAGCGAAAGGCAATGTAAAAATTACAAAAGGAAAAAGCGTAAGCTCCGAATACACGGCAATCTTCTCTTTTATTTTTCTTGCCATTGCCCCTTCAACCCTGGTCCTATTTTCAGAATCCATATTCCCTCCATCTTTTTTCAACAAGTTCAATAATTTCTTTTTTCCGGGAAATCTTTTCCGGCCAGGACCTTCCGTCTAATTCTTCGGGAAATTTCCGCGTGGCATCGATGCCAATCTTGGTCCCAAAGCCTTCTCTCAGGCTTGAAAAATCCAGTATGTCCGCCGGGCCCTGCGCGGTAACAATGTCCCGTCCCGGGTCGATATTATTTCCAAGGTTCCATAAAACGTCACTGATAGAACTTACATTAACATCATCATCCACGATAATTACAATTTTAGAAAACATCATCTGTCCCAGGCCCCAAACCGCGTGCATTATCTTATGTGCCTGCCACGGGTAACTCTTTTTTATACTAAAAATTACTATGTTATGAAAACCGCCCTCCAGGGGAAAATTCATATCGGTTATTTCAGGAATACTCAGTTTCACAAGGGGAAGAAATATCCTTTCCGTTGCTTTCCCTAAAAAATTATCCTCAACAGGAGGAATACCGGTGGATACTGTATGGTAAATTGCGTCTTTTCTATGGGTAACACAAGTCAGATGAAACACAGGGAAATAATCGGGAAGGGAATAATGCCCCGTATGGTCACCGAACGGTCCTTCCAGCCTCCTTTCCCCGGGTTCGATATACCCTTCTAACACTATTTCGCTATTAGCCGGGACCTCGAGATCAACTGTCCTGCATTTAACAAGTTCAACCGGAGACCCTCTTAGAAACCCCGCAAAAATAAATTCATCAATATCCTGGGGGAGGGGCGCCGCGGCAGCATAGGTAGTGGCCGTATCTGACCCTACTGCCACAGCCACCTCTAATCTCCTCCCAAGTTTTTCCGCTTTCTGATAATGTCTTGCGCCGTCTTTATGCGGGTGCCAGTGCATCCCGCAGGTCTGCCCGTCAAAAACCTGCATGCGATACATGCCCGCATTTCTTATACCGGTTTCAGGGTCTCTTGTAATAACAAGCGGCAATGTAATATATCTCCCGCCGTCTTTCGGATAATATTTCAGGATTGGAAATTCATCAAGAGAGAATGAATCTTTTTTTACTATTTCCTGGCAGACACCGTCACTCACATTTTTGGGACGGAATGACCTGAACATTTTATAAAATTTTGGAATTGAACGGACTTTTCCAAAAAAAGAATCAGGTATTT
This window of the bacterium genome carries:
- a CDS encoding Gfo/Idh/MocA family oxidoreductase, which gives rise to MYRGAIVGLGNIGLNGHLKAYLDPDIMRHAVIVAGCDLAEKNLEKFRKILPGGRTYTDIKEMLAKEKLDFIDICTPPMSHFDIIMQGAEKKINIICEKPVDINLEALFQIKEKIVKNHLVFLPGHQYRYSPLWQKTVSIINKKLIGRPFLMQFFVYRTEANKGNDAWNPMWRSEIENSGGGIIVDHGSHLFYLVSSILGEPRYITARTERLYHFQYTVEDTAWLSIKHENGMSQFALTWAGRERENIFRIFGTDGDILIKEDEIILNTFGKKEYIKAGEGFSGNSNHSDWYAGLFNEFFGRLGKNNFSPDGIDEAIVNAMCISAAYKSSEMNKTVALEFSETV
- a CDS encoding sugar phosphate isomerase/epimerase; protein product: MKLGFFLNAYRNFPIEYTLNAVAGQGYQGVELWAKGDHISPYDSETRLRDIKRMVYKLGLEVYGISAHLDFVAPEAEKRKENIEKFLGCIRMAEFFGVKAVHTASGGLYQEHELSYKKQGEYFYRAMEIIGEEARRRNIIVALEAEPEKWLSRPEQVLKAIDGLGKDVFRVLVDIGHCFGVGEEVHTYIDKVKDYLHLIHVDDVFRNDFPHRHLIPGEGDIDFKQFFDYLKKIEYNGWLSVELNKHNKYPDRASLTAKKFINIFLDNTEIKEEEQCIAERLLV
- a CDS encoding UbiA-like polyprenyltransferase, producing MDSENRTRVEGAMARKIKEKIAVYSELTLFPFVIFTLPFALTGGMLAQWTINGQFIPPVNKIFWIILAVFSARNAGMAVNRFLDKDIDRENPRTEQRALVKGIIGNKEVIIFTVFSLALFVLSALMLNPLCLYLSPVPVVLILVYSSAKRWTWMNHFVLGSILFWAPVGGWIAVKGTWGSPAVIMGIAVFFWTSGFDIIYDREDVAFYRARGLHSIPALLGEKWSQVIAFLLHVVTVYLLLYLGGEYDFGNIYYFGILNLAVLVIFGHITTYKTEVLRTNKTFFWINSLTSGGFLFITLSDLIVR
- a CDS encoding menaquinone biosynthesis decarboxylase, producing MFYKDLRDYIKFLEEKNKLVRVKAQVSSEMEVVEISNRMTRSNGPVLLFENVSGSKYPVLINAFGSMEKMAYALGVTDLDEIRKKIEEIVRPKIPDSFFGKVRSIPKFYKMFRSFRPKNVSDGVCQEIVKKDSFSLDEFPILKYYPKDGGRYITLPLVITRDPETGIRNAGMYRMQVFDGQTCGMHWHPHKDGARHYQKAEKLGRRLEVAVAVGSDTATTYAAAAPLPQDIDEFIFAGFLRGSPVELVKCRTVDLEVPANSEIVLEGYIEPGERRLEGPFGDHTGHYSLPDYFPVFHLTCVTHRKDAIYHTVSTGIPPVEDNFLGKATERIFLPLVKLSIPEITDMNFPLEGGFHNIVIFSIKKSYPWQAHKIMHAVWGLGQMMFSKIVIIVDDDVNVSSISDVLWNLGNNIDPGRDIVTAQGPADILDFSSLREGFGTKIGIDATRKFPEELDGRSWPEKISRKKEIIELVEKRWREYGF